In one window of Lacticaseibacillus casei DSM 20011 = JCM 1134 = ATCC 393 DNA:
- a CDS encoding peptidylprolyl isomerase, translating to MKKWILGVVGLFVAVTLAGCSSGTVANMKGAKITKDEYYNAMKKTTTGQATLRNMIVLKALEQQYPNKVSDKKVNSQFSKLKKQYGSSFDSTLEQNGYTESSFKDQIRTTLYSEVALKDMKKPTTKQIEAQWKKYQPKIQVQHILVKTEDEAKQIISDYQKDPTEKNFEALAKKNSIDTGTKNKGGKLTAFDNTDTSLDSTFKTAAFKLKKPGDITTTPVKTQYGYHVIRAISIGKKGTMKEHKKDLENQIYTSWQSDQTVMNGVITKVLKKANVSIKDNDLKDVLSSYLSSSSSTSK from the coding sequence ATGAAAAAATGGATTCTCGGCGTTGTTGGCTTGTTTGTAGCAGTGACCTTAGCAGGCTGTTCAAGCGGCACTGTTGCAAATATGAAGGGTGCCAAGATCACCAAAGATGAGTATTATAACGCTATGAAGAAGACCACCACCGGTCAAGCGACCCTACGTAACATGATCGTTTTAAAGGCGTTAGAACAACAATACCCGAACAAGGTGTCAGACAAAAAGGTCAACAGCCAGTTCAGCAAGCTGAAGAAGCAATATGGTTCTTCATTTGATTCAACGCTTGAACAAAACGGCTACACCGAATCAAGCTTCAAAGATCAAATCCGGACAACGTTGTATTCCGAAGTTGCTTTAAAGGACATGAAGAAGCCAACCACGAAGCAAATTGAAGCCCAGTGGAAGAAGTACCAACCAAAGATTCAGGTACAGCATATCTTGGTTAAGACCGAAGATGAAGCTAAGCAAATCATTTCCGATTATCAAAAGGATCCAACCGAAAAGAACTTCGAAGCTTTGGCCAAGAAGAACTCTATCGATACAGGTACCAAGAATAAAGGTGGTAAGTTAACTGCCTTCGATAACACGGATACCAGCTTGGATTCAACCTTCAAGACAGCTGCCTTCAAGCTCAAAAAGCCTGGCGATATCACGACAACACCGGTTAAGACCCAATATGGGTACCATGTCATTCGTGCCATTTCCATCGGCAAGAAAGGTACCATGAAGGAACACAAGAAGGATCTGGAAAATCAGATTTACACTTCATGGCAGAGTGATCAGACCGTGATGAACGGTGTTATTACCAAAGTCTTGAAGAAGGCTAACGTTTCAATTAAGGATAACGACCTTAAAGACGTTCTTTCAAGCTACCTGAGCAGCAGCTCAAGCACTTCCAAGTAA
- a CDS encoding 3'-5' exoribonuclease YhaM family protein: MAKRLFDYHNEEDVRLPVLIKSAEVRVAKNGKKFIAMIFQDNSGHISGKFWDATANDIAQFKAGEVVQLSGKRELYQGNPQIKIYSMRLATQEEGNDPKIFVERAPEAPNAMEEELNSFIFEITNANWNRIVRKLINDHKKAFFSYPAAKSNHHAFAGGLAFHTLSILRLAKSVTAQYSSLNKSLLYAGAILHDLGKTIELSGPISTDYTVPGNLIGHIVLIDEQIVLAAHQLKIDINGEDMLLLRHVVLAHHGLLEYGSPVRPQVLEAQVLHELDEMDASINMMTTAYQHVDPGTFTERLFGMDNRRFYRPTNGQTFPNPH; this comes from the coding sequence GTGGCAAAACGGCTTTTTGATTACCATAACGAAGAAGATGTACGGCTTCCCGTGCTGATTAAATCGGCTGAAGTTCGAGTAGCCAAGAATGGCAAAAAATTTATCGCAATGATTTTCCAGGATAACTCTGGCCATATTTCCGGGAAGTTCTGGGATGCGACGGCTAACGATATTGCCCAGTTTAAAGCGGGTGAGGTGGTTCAGCTATCAGGGAAACGTGAACTTTACCAAGGTAATCCGCAAATTAAGATTTATTCAATGCGGCTCGCAACGCAGGAAGAAGGCAACGATCCGAAAATATTCGTCGAGCGGGCACCGGAAGCACCTAATGCCATGGAAGAAGAGCTGAACAGCTTTATTTTTGAGATCACCAACGCCAACTGGAATCGCATTGTCCGCAAATTGATTAACGATCATAAAAAAGCGTTCTTCAGCTATCCGGCTGCTAAGTCGAATCACCACGCTTTTGCTGGCGGGCTGGCGTTTCACACGCTAAGTATCTTGCGGTTGGCTAAAAGTGTGACCGCTCAGTATTCGAGTTTGAATAAAAGTCTGCTATACGCCGGAGCCATTTTGCATGACTTGGGTAAAACCATCGAATTAAGCGGACCGATTTCGACGGATTACACGGTTCCCGGGAATTTAATCGGGCATATTGTTTTGATTGACGAACAAATCGTGCTGGCTGCGCATCAGCTTAAAATCGACATCAATGGGGAAGATATGTTGCTGTTGCGGCATGTTGTCTTGGCCCATCACGGATTGCTTGAATACGGCTCACCGGTTCGTCCGCAGGTCCTGGAGGCGCAGGTGTTACATGAGCTGGATGAAATGGATGCGTCCATCAATATGATGACCACCGCTTACCAGCATGTTGATCCAGGGACGTTTACCGAACGGCTTTTTGGCATGGATAACCGGCGCTTTTATCGGCCGACGAACGGTCAGACATTTCCGAATCCGCATTGA
- a CDS encoding YlbF family regulator, translating into MANVYDTANQMAEDIKTTQEFQDLKKAFNLLKLDTVAYGLFQQFQQKQYEMQQKSMQGQDFTDEEVKSLQALGEKMRDIQPIQNLMAKEQGLSQMMDELNKIISQPIIDVYQSKP; encoded by the coding sequence ATGGCAAACGTTTACGACACCGCTAATCAGATGGCGGAAGATATCAAGACCACTCAGGAATTTCAGGATCTCAAGAAGGCATTTAACTTGTTGAAGTTGGACACCGTTGCTTACGGCTTGTTCCAACAGTTTCAGCAAAAGCAATATGAGATGCAGCAAAAGTCAATGCAGGGACAGGATTTCACGGATGAAGAAGTGAAATCGCTGCAGGCACTTGGCGAAAAGATGCGCGACATCCAACCGATCCAAAATCTCATGGCCAAGGAACAAGGCCTGTCACAGATGATGGACGAACTGAATAAGATCATTTCCCAGCCAATTATTGATGTTTATCAAAGCAAACCTTAA
- a CDS encoding PBP1A family penicillin-binding protein: MEFLSRVWQGIRWFFRRFQVIRWLILIGLTVILVFSAWFTYKAKTADVQNIKSTLQTKTVIYDDNNEEAGTLYGQKGTYVELNDISKQVQNAVISTEDRTFYTNGGFSIKGILRSAFNYVIHHGQIMGGGSTITQQLAKNTLLTQKQTIMRKAQELFMAIQLNKVYSKQDILAMYLNNAYFGNGVWGVQDAAKRYFGKNASQLDASEGAILAGMLRNPSYYNPADHKDNAISRRNVVLQLMADNHKLTQAQANAAKAQSVQVVDAFSTANAQKYPSYFDSVIEEARSEGISVDDILNKGYKIYTNLDQTYQQNLQTSFEQNWAFPADAADGKQVQGASIILDPKTGGVRAVVGNRGEHTFLGFNYATQLRNSPGSTIKPLMVYTPALENGYHYDSILKDEKLSYGKNQYTPTNATGTYLGTVPMYKALADSINAPAVWLLNKIGVQKGVSSLDRFGIQLKSSDQNLAAALGGLKNGVSPLMLARAYAAFANGGKLPTTHFIRKIVDATGQTVVDNSNPPSRQIISKKVAQEMTSMMIGTFNEGTGSTAKPSGYTIAGKTGSTEVPSSWGYGTKDQWVVGYTPDIVNATWIGYPTTDSQHFLQGTSTSGVAPLFKLEMSKLMPNTPQTAFDTKDAAQMASIQTPEKNDDIWQGIQDGIDKGIDSAKQTVGKWYDNIKGWFK; the protein is encoded by the coding sequence ATGGAATTTTTATCACGTGTCTGGCAGGGCATTCGGTGGTTCTTCCGCCGGTTTCAGGTGATTCGTTGGCTGATTTTAATCGGACTAACGGTCATTTTGGTGTTCTCTGCCTGGTTTACTTATAAAGCCAAAACCGCTGATGTTCAAAATATTAAAAGTACCTTGCAAACCAAAACGGTCATTTATGATGATAACAATGAAGAAGCAGGGACATTGTATGGCCAAAAAGGGACCTATGTTGAGTTAAACGACATTAGTAAGCAGGTTCAAAATGCAGTGATCTCAACGGAAGATCGAACTTTTTATACCAATGGCGGTTTTTCGATTAAGGGGATTCTGCGGTCTGCATTCAATTATGTTATTCACCACGGTCAGATTATGGGTGGTGGCAGTACGATCACCCAGCAACTCGCCAAGAATACGTTATTGACACAGAAACAGACGATCATGCGTAAGGCGCAGGAATTGTTCATGGCCATTCAGCTGAATAAAGTTTACTCCAAGCAGGATATCCTTGCCATGTATCTCAACAATGCGTATTTTGGCAATGGTGTTTGGGGCGTGCAGGATGCGGCGAAACGGTATTTTGGCAAAAATGCCAGTCAATTGGATGCCAGTGAAGGGGCCATTTTAGCAGGGATGCTGCGGAATCCCAGTTACTACAATCCTGCTGACCATAAAGACAACGCCATTTCGCGACGCAACGTTGTTTTGCAACTGATGGCCGACAACCATAAGTTAACCCAGGCTCAGGCCAATGCGGCTAAAGCCCAGTCGGTGCAGGTTGTCGATGCCTTTTCAACGGCTAATGCGCAGAAATACCCGTCTTATTTCGACTCGGTTATTGAAGAAGCGCGGAGTGAAGGTATTAGTGTTGATGACATTTTGAACAAAGGTTATAAGATTTACACGAACTTAGATCAAACGTATCAGCAGAACCTGCAAACCAGTTTTGAGCAGAACTGGGCATTCCCGGCCGATGCTGCGGATGGTAAACAGGTTCAAGGTGCCTCCATCATCTTGGATCCCAAAACCGGTGGTGTGCGCGCAGTCGTGGGCAATCGCGGTGAGCATACCTTCTTAGGGTTTAACTATGCCACCCAGCTGCGTAATTCACCCGGTTCGACGATTAAGCCGCTGATGGTTTACACGCCCGCACTGGAAAATGGCTACCATTACGATTCGATTTTGAAAGACGAAAAGCTTAGTTATGGCAAAAATCAATATACACCGACCAATGCTACGGGAACTTATCTGGGCACTGTGCCGATGTATAAGGCGCTGGCGGATTCGATTAATGCGCCGGCGGTATGGTTGTTAAACAAGATCGGCGTTCAAAAAGGCGTTTCCAGTCTTGATCGTTTCGGCATCCAACTCAAATCAAGCGACCAGAACCTAGCAGCGGCACTGGGGGGTTTGAAAAATGGGGTGTCCCCGCTCATGTTGGCGCGGGCGTATGCGGCGTTTGCCAACGGCGGTAAGCTGCCGACGACCCATTTTATCCGTAAAATTGTCGATGCGACGGGCCAGACGGTGGTCGATAATTCGAATCCGCCAAGCCGGCAGATCATCTCCAAAAAAGTGGCCCAGGAAATGACCAGCATGATGATTGGCACGTTCAACGAAGGCACCGGCTCGACGGCCAAACCATCTGGCTACACCATTGCCGGGAAAACCGGCAGTACCGAAGTGCCAAGCAGTTGGGGCTATGGTACAAAAGACCAGTGGGTTGTCGGATATACACCGGATATCGTCAATGCGACCTGGATCGGTTATCCGACAACCGACAGTCAGCATTTCCTGCAGGGCACAAGCACTTCTGGCGTAGCACCGTTGTTCAAGCTTGAAATGTCCAAATTAATGCCCAATACCCCGCAAACCGCCTTTGATACCAAGGATGCGGCACAAATGGCAAGTATTCAGACACCAGAAAAAAATGACGATATTTGGCAAGGAATTCAAGATGGTATCGATAAAGGCATAGACAGTGCCAAGCAAACTGTGGGAAAATGGTATGATAATATCAAGGGCTGGTTCAAATAG
- a CDS encoding RluA family pseudouridine synthase, with protein MLFQTIAIAKAHASLRDQLQSWLIPRKRQHQMRVARSIQVNGHYRHFNEPVVTGDRVAMTYDEPIRLAYVSETPHLNIRFEDDNLLIVDKPAGMKTHPNQPGETGTLMNQAAAYLAPQPALITHRLDMATSGLLVIAKNPLAQAIINRQLATKTMHRDYLAVVQRGIPKEGRIDAPIGHDPQDKRKRMIRPDGAPAVTHYQRIAETATTATVLLRLETGRTHQIRVHLASIGYPIIDDPLYASPSDEPRMRLHAYRVRLTKPLSDEQLAVTSPVPF; from the coding sequence TTGTTATTTCAAACCATCGCCATTGCTAAAGCGCATGCCAGCCTGCGTGATCAGCTTCAATCCTGGTTGATTCCCCGCAAACGGCAACATCAGATGCGCGTTGCCCGTTCGATCCAGGTAAATGGGCATTATCGCCATTTTAACGAACCAGTAGTCACCGGTGACCGTGTCGCCATGACTTACGACGAACCGATTCGCCTGGCCTATGTGTCGGAAACGCCTCACCTCAATATCCGCTTTGAAGACGACAACTTACTCATTGTCGACAAACCTGCAGGCATGAAAACCCATCCGAATCAGCCGGGAGAAACCGGCACCTTGATGAATCAGGCTGCAGCGTATTTGGCCCCACAGCCGGCGCTAATCACGCACCGGCTCGATATGGCAACTAGCGGACTTTTAGTCATTGCCAAAAATCCCCTGGCACAAGCCATCATTAATCGGCAGCTGGCGACCAAAACCATGCACCGCGACTATCTTGCCGTGGTTCAGCGCGGCATCCCCAAAGAAGGCCGTATTGACGCACCAATCGGCCATGATCCGCAAGACAAACGCAAGCGGATGATTCGGCCTGACGGTGCGCCGGCTGTCACTCATTACCAACGAATTGCGGAAACGGCGACGACTGCCACTGTTCTGCTTCGCCTGGAAACCGGCCGCACCCACCAGATCCGCGTCCATCTCGCCAGCATCGGCTATCCAATTATCGATGATCCATTATACGCATCGCCAAGTGATGAACCGCGAATGCGCCTGCACGCCTATCGCGTTCGCCTTACAAAGCCGCTCAGTGACGAACAACTCGCCGTCACTAGTCCGGTGCCATTTTAG
- the argR gene encoding arginine repressor: protein MNKNERQAALARIINQKPIATQEELLAALKAAGIDATQATISRDIREMKIVKAQDATGTLRYTIFRGSAESQLERLGRSIREVGLSITRVQFMNVIKTLPSNGNLLAAIIDDIDFDQVVGTIAGHDTIVVISPDEEQAKWFEEAYRHAFER from the coding sequence ATGAACAAAAATGAACGACAGGCAGCGTTGGCGCGGATTATTAACCAAAAGCCAATTGCCACCCAAGAAGAGCTTCTGGCAGCATTAAAGGCGGCCGGCATTGATGCCACACAGGCAACGATTTCCCGCGATATTCGCGAAATGAAAATCGTGAAGGCACAAGATGCAACAGGAACGCTGCGGTATACGATTTTTCGTGGCTCGGCGGAATCACAACTCGAGCGTCTAGGCCGTTCGATCCGTGAAGTCGGCTTGTCAATCACCCGGGTTCAATTTATGAATGTCATCAAAACACTGCCGAGTAACGGTAACCTGCTGGCTGCCATCATCGACGATATCGATTTCGATCAGGTCGTCGGCACCATCGCCGGTCATGATACCATCGTGGTCATCAGTCCCGATGAAGAGCAGGCGAAGTGGTTTGAAGAAGCGTATCGGCATGCTTTTGAACGGTGA
- the argS gene encoding arginine--tRNA ligase, translating to MDFKELVVNALKPALAGQLDEAKIAALVETPKSSDLGDYAFPTFSLAKILHRAPKMIASDLVEKIDAAPFEQVKAVGGYVNFYLDKISFAHEVLKAIAQEGEHYGDAELGKGNVPIDMSSPNIAKPMSMGHLRSTVIGNALANILEKVGYSPIKINHLGDWGTQFGKLIVAYKKWGSEDAVKADPIKNLLHYYVQFHEEAEKDPELEGEARAWFKRLEDGDDEALTLWRWFRTVSLAEFNRIYKILGVDFDSYNGEAFYNDKMDSVVKTLEDKHLLKTSQGAEIVDLSKYNLNPALIKKSDGATLYMTRDLAAAIFRKNHYHFVQSLYVVGNEQREHFQQLKAVLLEMGYEWANDIHHIPFGLITANGKKLSTRRGNIILLEKVLNDAVDLAKQQIAEKHPDLPNAQKVAHEVGVGAVIFHDLKNERLDNFDFNLEEVVRFEGETGPYVQYTNARAHSILRKADIAPAPEVALSDPAAWDVLRALGDFPAIVARAAKEYEPSVIAKYALRLAKAFNQYYANVKVLVEDSELPARLAMVKATTQVLENALHLLGVAAPEEM from the coding sequence ATGGATTTTAAAGAACTTGTTGTCAATGCCCTTAAACCAGCCTTGGCGGGTCAACTGGATGAAGCGAAGATTGCCGCGTTAGTTGAAACGCCTAAATCATCTGACTTAGGTGATTATGCTTTTCCAACTTTCTCATTAGCCAAAATCCTGCATCGCGCACCCAAAATGATTGCCAGCGATTTGGTGGAAAAAATCGATGCGGCGCCATTTGAACAGGTTAAAGCGGTTGGCGGTTATGTGAACTTTTATTTGGACAAGATTAGTTTTGCCCACGAAGTCCTGAAAGCCATTGCGCAGGAAGGCGAGCATTACGGCGATGCCGAGTTGGGCAAAGGCAATGTCCCGATCGATATGAGCAGCCCTAATATTGCCAAGCCAATGTCAATGGGCCATCTGCGTTCGACGGTTATCGGCAATGCGCTGGCCAATATTTTGGAAAAAGTCGGATACAGTCCAATTAAAATCAATCACCTTGGCGACTGGGGCACCCAATTCGGTAAGTTAATCGTGGCCTATAAAAAATGGGGCTCCGAAGATGCGGTCAAAGCCGATCCGATCAAAAACCTGCTTCACTATTATGTGCAGTTTCATGAGGAAGCCGAAAAGGACCCCGAATTGGAAGGAGAAGCACGGGCATGGTTCAAACGCCTTGAAGATGGCGATGACGAAGCACTCACGCTATGGCGCTGGTTCCGGACCGTGTCACTGGCTGAATTCAACCGCATTTACAAGATCCTCGGCGTAGATTTTGATTCTTACAACGGGGAAGCTTTTTACAACGACAAAATGGACAGTGTGGTTAAAACGCTTGAGGACAAACATCTGCTCAAAACCAGTCAAGGTGCTGAAATTGTCGATTTAAGCAAGTACAACCTTAATCCGGCGCTGATCAAGAAGTCCGATGGCGCTACGCTTTATATGACGCGTGACCTTGCTGCGGCAATTTTCCGCAAGAATCACTATCACTTTGTCCAAAGCCTGTATGTGGTTGGTAATGAACAGCGCGAGCATTTCCAGCAGTTGAAAGCAGTTTTGCTGGAGATGGGTTATGAATGGGCCAATGATATTCACCATATTCCGTTTGGTTTGATTACGGCGAATGGCAAGAAGCTGTCAACTCGCCGTGGCAACATTATTTTGCTGGAAAAAGTTTTAAACGATGCGGTTGATCTAGCCAAGCAGCAAATTGCCGAAAAGCACCCGGATTTGCCGAATGCGCAAAAGGTGGCCCATGAAGTGGGTGTCGGGGCGGTTATTTTCCACGACCTGAAAAATGAACGTTTGGACAACTTTGATTTCAATTTGGAAGAAGTGGTTCGGTTTGAAGGCGAAACCGGTCCTTATGTCCAATATACCAATGCCCGGGCGCACAGCATTTTGCGGAAAGCAGACATTGCGCCTGCGCCGGAAGTTGCCTTGAGCGATCCGGCTGCATGGGATGTTTTGCGGGCATTAGGCGACTTCCCAGCCATTGTTGCGCGTGCTGCCAAGGAGTATGAACCTTCCGTGATTGCCAAGTATGCCTTGCGTTTGGCCAAAGCGTTCAATCAGTATTATGCCAACGTCAAAGTTTTGGTCGAAGACAGCGAATTGCCGGCACGGCTGGCGATGGTGAAGGCGACCACGCAGGTTTTGGAGAATGCCTTGCATTTGCTCGGTGTGGCCGCACCGGAAGAGATGTAG
- a CDS encoding dihydroorotate oxidase, translating into MTDLHTSIDEFQFDNVFMNASGVRCYTKDELDELAESDAGTLVTKSATQAKRLGNPSPRYARLELGSINSMGLPNEGLEYYLDYALSFQKAHPDKPIFLSVAGLSMEENLAMAHTIEDSDFNGLVEFNLSCPNVPGKPQTGYDFDRTQEVLTNLFSFFTKPAGVKLPPYFDLAQFDQMAAILNQFPLKFVNSINSLGNGLMIDPETDTALIKPKGGFGGIGGAYAKPIALANVRAFAQRLDPKIQLIGTGGVTNGRDAYDLILAGASLVQVGTLLQEEGPAAFTRLTRELRAVMQTKGYNAISDFKGQLKVLS; encoded by the coding sequence ATGACTGATCTGCATACAAGTATTGATGAGTTTCAATTTGACAACGTATTTATGAACGCAAGTGGCGTACGCTGCTACACCAAAGACGAACTGGATGAACTGGCAGAAAGCGATGCCGGAACTTTGGTTACCAAGAGCGCGACCCAGGCAAAGCGACTTGGCAATCCCAGCCCGCGATATGCCCGCTTAGAACTAGGATCGATTAATTCCATGGGGCTGCCTAATGAAGGTCTCGAGTATTATTTGGATTATGCGTTGAGCTTTCAAAAAGCCCATCCTGACAAGCCGATTTTTCTGTCAGTTGCCGGTCTTTCCATGGAAGAAAATCTGGCGATGGCCCACACCATTGAAGATTCAGACTTTAACGGGTTGGTTGAGTTCAATTTAAGCTGCCCGAATGTTCCCGGCAAGCCGCAGACCGGTTATGACTTTGACCGGACACAGGAAGTTTTGACCAATCTCTTTAGCTTCTTTACCAAACCGGCCGGTGTCAAGTTGCCGCCTTATTTTGACCTCGCGCAATTTGACCAGATGGCGGCGATTCTCAATCAATTCCCGCTTAAATTCGTCAATTCGATTAACAGCCTCGGCAACGGCCTTATGATTGATCCGGAAACCGACACGGCGTTGATCAAGCCTAAAGGTGGCTTTGGCGGCATCGGCGGTGCCTACGCCAAACCAATCGCACTTGCTAACGTCCGGGCTTTTGCGCAGCGCCTCGATCCTAAGATTCAACTGATCGGCACCGGTGGCGTGACCAACGGCCGGGATGCTTACGATTTGATTCTAGCCGGCGCAAGTCTTGTCCAGGTAGGTACCCTCTTGCAAGAAGAAGGCCCAGCTGCGTTCACGCGGCTTACCCGGGAGTTACGCGCCGTGATGCAGACTAAAGGCTATAATGCCATTAGTGACTTCAAGGGGCAATTGAAAGTCTTATCATGA
- a CDS encoding glycerophosphoryl diester phosphodiesterase membrane domain-containing protein — MNERIKVWAYFKHNSQDFARHWGAYFLLISVTNLVVGLAIIPLLTFGAQQVLRLGKVPYITLTNLGQIATAKPVTALLLVLIGLILLLFVYWQFAFLLLGIQNIHRQTHLSFRQLAGATIRKTRRLTPTTIVSLIAYFVLIFPFSSIVFKTSLLAKLTIPDFIIDYIFDRWYLTVLIVVLYLLGTWLAIRLLPLLPALILNDQSPRATVVRSWRATRGQTWRTLWAVILIVIPVLVFSILLVAGLYAFQTYLDQQWQQWSLLGATINLGLLQAAMLLITVFFTVMLYQLATSQAETFHLIDSQDHVVQVPKPRRNWIFRMSAFALIMVIIDGTSLFYHAYLIGALTTQPLTISHRGVDNGNGVQNTIPALLATAKEKPDYVEMDLHETKDHKFVVMHDENLKALTGKDAAPHQLTLAEITQLTAHENGHAAKVASFDQYLAAAEQVHQKLLVEIKTTPQDSPQMMDRFINRYAKRLLANHDQVHSLDYGVVKTLRKRVPKLKTFFILPYTLVFPETPASGYTLESTTLSTTVADQAHDHHQAVYAWTINDPDDMQKMAFMDADGIITDQLRLLKTTLREMNDHPSYADQLLNYLNGFSTEDNAPF, encoded by the coding sequence ATGAACGAAAGGATTAAAGTCTGGGCGTATTTTAAACACAATAGTCAAGACTTTGCCCGGCACTGGGGCGCCTATTTTCTGCTTATTAGCGTGACCAATTTAGTTGTCGGTCTCGCCATCATCCCACTACTAACTTTCGGTGCCCAACAAGTCTTACGCTTAGGAAAGGTACCCTATATTACTTTGACTAACCTGGGACAGATTGCCACGGCCAAACCGGTCACAGCACTGTTACTGGTGCTAATCGGACTGATATTGCTGTTGTTTGTTTACTGGCAGTTTGCATTTTTGTTGTTAGGCATTCAAAACATTCATCGGCAAACACACTTAAGCTTTAGGCAACTGGCCGGCGCCACTATTAGGAAAACCAGGCGCCTGACACCCACGACCATTGTGAGTTTAATTGCTTACTTCGTGTTAATCTTCCCCTTTTCAAGCATCGTCTTTAAAACCAGTTTATTGGCAAAACTGACCATTCCTGATTTCATCATCGATTACATTTTTGACCGGTGGTATTTAACCGTTTTGATCGTGGTGCTTTATTTATTGGGCACTTGGCTGGCTATTCGCCTCTTGCCTTTACTGCCCGCACTAATCCTCAATGATCAATCGCCGCGGGCAACGGTGGTTCGCAGCTGGCGGGCAACCCGCGGTCAAACCTGGCGAACTTTATGGGCAGTTATCCTGATTGTGATTCCCGTGTTGGTGTTTTCTATCCTGCTAGTCGCTGGTCTGTACGCATTTCAAACCTATCTTGACCAGCAATGGCAGCAATGGTCGTTGCTTGGTGCCACGATCAACCTTGGCTTGTTACAGGCAGCGATGTTGCTGATCACGGTCTTCTTCACCGTCATGCTTTACCAACTGGCGACTTCGCAAGCGGAAACGTTTCATCTGATCGACAGTCAGGACCACGTTGTGCAAGTACCAAAGCCGCGGCGCAATTGGATTTTTAGAATGAGTGCATTTGCCTTAATCATGGTGATTATCGACGGAACGAGTCTCTTTTATCATGCCTACCTGATCGGCGCGTTAACCACCCAGCCGTTAACGATCTCTCACCGCGGTGTCGATAACGGCAACGGGGTTCAAAATACCATTCCGGCGCTCTTGGCAACTGCCAAAGAAAAACCGGATTATGTCGAAATGGATCTTCATGAAACCAAGGATCATAAGTTTGTCGTCATGCACGACGAGAATCTGAAGGCTCTAACTGGCAAAGACGCTGCGCCCCATCAACTGACGCTGGCGGAAATCACACAGCTGACCGCGCATGAAAACGGCCACGCAGCCAAGGTCGCAAGCTTTGACCAATATTTGGCCGCAGCTGAACAGGTTCATCAAAAACTGCTAGTGGAGATCAAAACCACGCCACAGGACAGTCCGCAGATGATGGATCGATTCATCAACCGCTATGCCAAACGCTTATTAGCCAATCATGATCAAGTACATTCGCTTGATTACGGTGTGGTTAAGACGCTGCGCAAACGGGTTCCGAAGCTTAAGACGTTCTTTATTTTACCGTACACGTTGGTTTTCCCAGAAACGCCAGCTAGCGGCTATACGTTAGAATCAACCACACTTTCTACCACGGTTGCTGATCAAGCCCACGACCATCATCAAGCTGTCTATGCTTGGACCATTAACGATCCTGATGACATGCAGAAAATGGCGTTCATGGACGCTGATGGCATCATTACTGATCAGTTGCGTCTGTTAAAGACGACGTTGCGCGAGATGAATGATCACCCTAGTTATGCTGATCAGCTCTTGAATTATTTGAATGGTTTTTCAACCGAAGACAATGCACCATTTTAA
- a CDS encoding adaptor protein MecA encodes MEMERINANTIRVMLGNDDLAQRGITVLDLLGNHKQIESFFYSILDEVDKDHTFATNEAVTFQVMPSQSGLELLISKNGQKNDDSDTGSDDDSTDTQVPDYIRQQLQGLDANDQHDQQSVDEGGYIDAKKAPQTELVLKLKDFEDFISLAQTLRLEGGKSDLYRYKQNYYLVLTFYPNEISSNEARDEMAVALEFGDRSPLSSAVLSEYGKRLMETSALETARYYFK; translated from the coding sequence ATGGAAATGGAACGGATTAATGCAAATACGATCCGGGTCATGTTAGGTAACGATGATCTAGCGCAGCGGGGGATTACGGTATTGGATCTGCTTGGCAATCACAAGCAGATTGAGAGCTTCTTTTACAGTATCCTTGATGAAGTTGACAAAGACCATACGTTTGCCACAAACGAGGCCGTGACGTTTCAGGTCATGCCAAGTCAATCCGGGCTCGAATTGTTGATCAGTAAGAATGGTCAAAAGAATGATGATAGCGACACCGGTTCTGATGATGACAGTACGGACACCCAAGTACCGGATTATATTCGTCAGCAGCTGCAGGGCTTAGACGCCAATGATCAACACGATCAGCAGTCAGTCGACGAAGGCGGTTATATTGACGCTAAAAAGGCTCCGCAAACCGAACTCGTTTTGAAATTAAAGGACTTTGAAGACTTTATCAGCCTTGCGCAGACGCTGCGTTTGGAAGGCGGAAAGAGCGACCTTTACCGGTATAAGCAAAATTATTACCTCGTATTAACGTTCTATCCTAATGAGATTTCCTCTAACGAAGCCCGTGACGAGATGGCGGTTGCACTGGAATTTGGTGATCGTTCGCCATTGTCATCTGCGGTTCTGTCCGAGTATGGCAAACGCTTAATGGAAACCAGTGCGTTAGAAACGGCACGTTATTACTTTAAATAA